Proteins found in one Arthrobacter pascens genomic segment:
- the pdhA gene encoding pyruvate dehydrogenase (acetyl-transferring) E1 component subunit alpha: MGATHLPSTEFDGTAIDDQLEADAEAAMGEPPAQMVQLLGPDGKLGTDPVYSEYAQKLDAAKLRGLYADMAAIRRFDVEATALQRQGQLALWVPLTGQEAAQIGSGRASQPQDYIFPTYREHGVALTRNVDLAELLRQFRGVSNGGWNPKDTNFHLYTLVLAAQTLHAVGYAMGIQRDQKLAATSDPARTEPAAAVIAYYGDGASSEGDVHESMVFASSFNAPVVFFCQNNHWAISVPSTVQTRIPLSNRAKGYGFPGVRVDGNDVIAVHAVTEWALDHARQGKGPVLIEAFTYRVGAHTTADDPTKYRQSAEEDSWRAKDPLTRLEKYLRAEGLADDSFFAKVKADGDELAAYVRRTTHDLETPDIRTAFANTYVEAHPLVAEELAWFEEYSAGFAGDESSEEADKEAGNR, from the coding sequence ATGGGCGCCACACATCTGCCCTCCACCGAGTTCGATGGAACAGCGATAGACGACCAGCTCGAGGCTGATGCCGAGGCCGCCATGGGCGAGCCCCCTGCCCAGATGGTCCAGCTCCTGGGCCCGGACGGGAAACTGGGGACAGATCCTGTTTACAGCGAGTATGCGCAGAAACTGGATGCGGCGAAGCTGCGTGGGCTCTACGCGGACATGGCCGCGATCCGCCGCTTTGACGTTGAAGCCACAGCACTCCAGCGGCAAGGCCAGCTTGCCCTCTGGGTTCCGTTGACCGGCCAGGAGGCCGCGCAGATCGGCTCCGGCCGCGCCAGCCAGCCGCAGGACTACATCTTCCCCACGTACCGTGAGCACGGCGTGGCCCTGACCCGCAACGTGGATCTGGCCGAGCTGCTTCGCCAGTTCCGCGGGGTCTCCAACGGCGGCTGGAACCCCAAGGACACCAACTTCCACCTCTACACCTTGGTGCTCGCGGCCCAGACACTGCACGCCGTGGGCTACGCCATGGGCATCCAGCGCGACCAGAAGCTGGCCGCCACCTCCGATCCAGCCCGCACGGAACCTGCCGCGGCGGTGATCGCCTACTACGGGGACGGCGCCAGCTCCGAGGGCGACGTCCACGAATCCATGGTCTTCGCCTCGTCCTTCAACGCCCCCGTGGTGTTCTTCTGCCAGAACAACCATTGGGCCATCTCGGTGCCGAGCACAGTCCAGACCCGCATTCCGTTGTCCAACCGGGCCAAGGGCTACGGATTCCCGGGCGTGCGGGTGGACGGCAATGACGTCATCGCTGTGCACGCTGTGACCGAGTGGGCACTGGACCACGCGCGCCAGGGCAAGGGACCGGTGCTGATTGAGGCGTTCACCTACCGCGTCGGCGCCCACACAACGGCGGACGACCCCACCAAGTACCGCCAGTCCGCGGAGGAAGATTCCTGGCGGGCGAAGGATCCGCTGACCCGGCTGGAGAAGTACCTGCGTGCCGAGGGACTGGCTGATGATTCCTTCTTTGCCAAGGTCAAGGCTGACGGGGACGAACTCGCGGCCTATGTCCGGCGGACAACGCACGACCTGGAGACTCCCGACATCCGCACGGCGTTCGCCAACACCTATGTGGAGGCCCACCCGCTGGTTGCGGAAGAGCTGGCGTGGTTCGAGGAATACAGCGCAGGGTTTGCCGGCGATGAATCGTCCGAAGAGGCAGACAAA
- a CDS encoding histidinol-phosphate transaminase, translating to MTSSETLAGGIRPRPVVGRLPRYAAGKPPVAVDGLASYKLSSNENPLPPLPAVLEAIAHQTDFNRYPDPLSSKLRAALAEFLGVPAEDIVTGAGSLGALNQLLTTFAGQNDDGKADEVIYAWRSFEAYPISVGLVGAESVRIPLTPDGRHNLDAMAAAVTVRTKVILLCTPNNPTGPILTTAETERFIQSVPTDVVVVIDEAYQEFVRAEDAVDGLAIYRKYPNVAVLRTFSKAHGLAGLRVGYSVSKPELTQHLRVAATPFAVSQIAEQAAIVSLQNYPQVVERVQSLVDERDRVTAGLHELGWFVPEAQGNFVWLDLGVNSGEFAELAGAQALSVRAFGNEGVRVSIGEVEANTRFLQLCADYTKPPRRS from the coding sequence ATGACTTCATCAGAGACTCTGGCTGGGGGAATCCGCCCGCGCCCGGTGGTGGGCAGGCTTCCCCGTTACGCGGCCGGCAAGCCGCCTGTCGCCGTTGACGGGCTGGCCAGCTACAAGCTTTCCTCCAACGAGAACCCACTGCCTCCGCTTCCCGCGGTGTTGGAAGCCATCGCGCACCAGACTGACTTCAACCGTTACCCGGATCCGCTCAGCAGCAAACTCCGTGCGGCGCTCGCCGAGTTCCTGGGAGTTCCCGCTGAGGACATCGTCACCGGCGCCGGAAGCCTGGGGGCGCTCAACCAGCTGCTGACAACCTTTGCCGGCCAGAACGACGACGGCAAGGCAGACGAAGTTATTTACGCGTGGCGTTCCTTCGAGGCGTACCCCATCAGCGTGGGCCTGGTGGGCGCTGAAAGCGTCCGGATCCCGCTCACTCCGGATGGCCGCCACAACCTCGATGCCATGGCGGCAGCCGTCACGGTCCGCACCAAAGTCATCCTCCTCTGCACGCCGAACAACCCCACCGGTCCCATCCTGACTACCGCGGAAACCGAGCGGTTCATACAGTCCGTGCCCACCGACGTCGTAGTGGTGATCGATGAGGCGTACCAAGAGTTTGTCCGGGCCGAAGATGCGGTGGACGGCTTGGCGATCTACCGCAAGTATCCCAACGTTGCGGTGCTTCGGACGTTCTCCAAGGCGCACGGCCTGGCCGGACTCCGCGTGGGCTACAGCGTCTCGAAGCCGGAACTTACCCAGCACCTGCGGGTAGCTGCCACGCCGTTCGCCGTGTCCCAGATCGCCGAACAGGCAGCGATTGTCTCACTGCAGAACTACCCCCAGGTTGTAGAAAGGGTACAAAGCCTGGTGGATGAGCGTGACCGGGTGACGGCAGGGCTGCACGAGCTGGGTTGGTTTGTTCCGGAGGCCCAAGGGAATTTTGTCTGGCTGGATCTGGGCGTCAACAGCGGGGAGTTCGCCGAACTTGCGGGGGCCCAGGCGCTCTCCGTGCGTGCCTTCGGGAATGAGGGTGTGCGGGTGAGTATCGGCGAGGTGGAGGCCAACACCCGTTTCCTTCAGCTGTGTGCGGACTATACAAAGCCGCCACGCCGTTCCTAG
- a CDS encoding phage holin family protein codes for MRSFIVRILINGLALWIASWILPGLDISTSAATEAVAKTGVTQGTDTVGIIAAYLFVGVIFGVVNAFVRPLVSFLSLPITILTLGLFTIVINAAMLYLTSWISSYTPVHFTIDSFFWTAVFAAIIITVISLVAGRIPGARRR; via the coding sequence ATGCGCTCTTTCATCGTTCGGATCCTGATCAACGGACTAGCCCTCTGGATCGCCAGCTGGATCCTGCCCGGCCTCGACATTTCCACGTCAGCCGCCACTGAGGCCGTAGCCAAGACCGGGGTAACACAGGGCACGGATACCGTCGGGATCATCGCGGCCTACCTGTTCGTCGGAGTGATTTTCGGAGTGGTGAACGCGTTCGTCCGGCCGCTGGTCAGCTTCCTGTCGCTACCCATCACCATTCTCACGCTGGGGCTGTTCACCATTGTCATCAACGCCGCCATGCTCTACCTGACCTCCTGGATCAGCAGCTACACGCCGGTGCACTTCACCATTGACTCCTTCTTTTGGACGGCAGTGTTCGCCGCCATCATCATTACGGTCATCTCCCTGGTGGCGGGACGGATACCCGGCGCCCGGAGGCGCTGA
- the purB gene encoding adenylosuccinate lyase, translating into MPETAATADIRTPSGRLALAASPEQIALGPLDGRYQSAVAPLVDYLSEAALNRDRVAVEVEWLIHLTSHNVLPGAGPLTNDQQDELRRIVTEFDAASVTELAEIEAVTVHDVKAVEYYIGRRLPGIGIENLTALVHFGCTSEDINNLSYALGVKGAVEDVWLPAARALVAQISKMAEDNRAVPMLSRTHGQPATPTTLGKELAVIAHRLTRQLDRIARTEYLGKINGATGTYAAHVASVPGADWQHVAKSFVEGLGLTWNPLTTQIESHDWQAELYADVARFNRILHNVCTDIWSYISIGYFAQVPVAGATGSSTMPHKVNPIRFENAEANLEISSGLLDVLGSTLVTSRWQRDLTDSSSQRNIGVAFGHSLLAISNVAKGLDRLDVAEDVLAGDLDTNWEVLGEAIQMVMRAEAIAGVEGMENPYERLKDLTRGQRVDAARMQEFVQSLGLSPEAEARLLALTPGKYTGIADQLVDHLK; encoded by the coding sequence ATGCCTGAAACCGCTGCCACAGCCGATATCCGTACGCCCTCCGGACGCCTTGCTCTTGCAGCGTCACCGGAACAGATCGCGCTCGGCCCGCTGGACGGCCGCTACCAGTCCGCCGTCGCACCCCTCGTTGACTACCTGTCCGAGGCCGCCCTCAACCGTGACCGCGTGGCCGTCGAGGTGGAGTGGCTCATCCACCTGACCAGCCATAACGTCCTTCCCGGAGCTGGCCCGCTGACCAACGACCAGCAGGACGAGCTCCGCAGGATCGTCACCGAATTCGACGCCGCTTCCGTGACCGAGCTGGCCGAAATCGAGGCCGTCACAGTGCACGATGTGAAGGCTGTGGAGTACTACATCGGGCGGCGCCTGCCCGGCATCGGCATTGAAAACCTGACGGCTTTGGTGCACTTCGGCTGCACGTCAGAGGACATCAATAACCTTTCCTACGCGCTGGGCGTGAAGGGCGCTGTGGAGGACGTGTGGCTGCCGGCCGCCCGTGCCTTGGTTGCCCAGATCAGCAAGATGGCCGAGGACAATAGAGCCGTTCCCATGCTGTCGCGCACCCACGGCCAGCCTGCCACCCCTACTACCCTGGGCAAGGAACTGGCTGTCATCGCGCACCGCCTGACCCGCCAGCTGGACCGGATCGCCAGGACCGAGTACCTCGGCAAGATCAACGGCGCCACCGGCACCTACGCCGCCCATGTGGCCTCCGTCCCGGGAGCCGACTGGCAGCACGTGGCCAAGTCCTTCGTCGAGGGCCTGGGCCTGACCTGGAACCCGCTGACCACGCAGATCGAAAGCCACGACTGGCAGGCGGAGCTGTACGCCGACGTCGCGCGTTTCAACCGGATCCTGCACAACGTCTGCACCGACATCTGGAGCTACATCTCCATCGGCTACTTCGCACAGGTCCCGGTTGCCGGCGCCACCGGATCCTCCACGATGCCGCACAAGGTCAACCCGATCCGCTTTGAAAACGCCGAGGCAAACCTGGAGATCTCCTCCGGCCTCCTGGACGTGCTGGGTTCCACACTGGTCACCTCACGCTGGCAGCGCGACCTCACAGACTCCTCCAGCCAGCGCAACATCGGCGTGGCATTTGGCCACTCCCTGCTGGCAATTTCCAACGTGGCCAAGGGCCTGGACCGCCTGGATGTCGCCGAGGACGTACTGGCAGGAGACCTGGACACCAACTGGGAAGTCCTGGGCGAGGCAATCCAGATGGTCATGCGCGCGGAGGCGATTGCCGGCGTCGAAGGCATGGAAAACCCATACGAGCGGCTCAAGGACCTTACCCGCGGGCAGCGCGTCGACGCCGCCCGCATGCAGGAATTCGTCCAGAGCCTGGGCCTCTCCCCGGAGGCTGAAGCCCGGCTGCTCGCGCTGACGCCCGGCAAATACACGGGCATCGCGGACCAGCTGGTGGACCACCTGAAGTAG